One segment of Triticum aestivum cultivar Chinese Spring chromosome 2A, IWGSC CS RefSeq v2.1, whole genome shotgun sequence DNA contains the following:
- the LOC123190029 gene encoding probable methyltransferase PMT15 produces the protein MAVGAKLHLSPAARRPTLPQLLAVALLCSASYLAGVWHHGGGGGSPSPVSIGTTTAASVACVSPTTPAAARVVVGGAPLDFAAHHAADDTEAANATAPARRAYEACPAKHSEHTPCEDVERSLRFPRDRLVYRERHCPAEGERLRCLVPAPRGYRTPFPWPASRDVAWFANVPHKELTVEKAVQNWIHVDGDKFRFPGGGTMFPHGAGAYIDDIGRLIPLHDGSIRTALDTGCGVASWGAYLLSRNILAMSFAPRDSHEAQVQFALERGVPAMIGVLASNRLTYPARAFDMAHCSRCLIPWQLYDGLYLIEVDRILRPGGYWILSGPPINWKKHWKGWQRTRADLNAEQQAIESVAKSLCWKKIKEVGDIAIWQKPTNHIHCKASRRVIKSPPFCSNKNPDAAWYEKMEACITPLPEVSDIKEVAGGELKKWPQRLTAVPPRIASGSIEGVTAEMFNEDTKLWKKRVGHYKSVISQFGQKDRYRNLLDMNARFGGFAAALAGDPMWVMNMVPTVGNSTTLGVIYERGLIGNYQDWCEGMSTYPRTYDLIHADSVFSLYKDRCEMDAILLEMDRILRPEGTVIIRDDVDLLVKIKSVADGMRWNSQIVDHEDGPLVREKLLLVVKTYWTLGDEKQ, from the exons ATGGCGGTGGGCGCGAAGCTGCACCTCTCGCCGGCCGCCCGGCGCCCCACGCTGCCGCAGCTCCTGGCCGTCGCGCTGCTCTGCTCCGCGTCCTACCTCGCCGGCGTCTGgcaccacggcggcggcggcggctccccctcccccgtatccataggcaccaccaccgccgcctccgtcgcctgcgTCTCCCCCaccacgcccgccgccgcccgcgtcgtcGTCGGCGGCGCCCCCCTCGACTTCGCGGCGCACCACGCGGCCGACGACACGGAGGCGGCGAACGCCACGGCGCCGGCGCGGCGCGCGTACGAGGCCTGCCCGGCCAAGCACTCGGAGCACACCCCCTGCGAGGACGTGGAGCGGTCGCTGCGGTTCCCGCGCGACCGGCTCGTGTACCGGGAGCGGCACTGCCCGGCGGAGGGCGAGCGGCTGCGGTGCCTCGTCCCGGCGCCCAGGGGGTACCGCACGCCGTTCCCGTGGCCCGCCAGCCGCGACGTCGCCTGGTTCGCCAACGTGCCGCACAAGGAGCTCACCGTGGAGAAGGCGGTGCAGAACTGGATCCACGTCGACGGCGACAAGTTCCGCTTCCCCGGCGGCGGCACCATGTTCCCCCACGGCGCCGGcgcctacatcgacgacatcggcagGCTCATCCCCCTCCACGACGGATCCATCCGCACCGCCCTCGACACCGGCTGCggg GTGGCGAGTTGGGGAGCGTATCTGTTGTCACGCAACATCCTGGCCATGTCGTTCGCTCCGCGGGACTCGCACGAGGCGCAGGTACAGTTCGCGCTGGAGCGCGGGGTGCCGGCGATGATCGGCGTCCTCGCCTCCAACAGACTCACCTATCCTGCGCGCGCCTTCGACATGGCGCACTGCTCCCGCTGCCTCATCCCCTGGCAGCTCTACG ATGGCCTGTACTTGATCGAGGTGGATCGCATTCTTCGTCCTGGGGGCTACTGGATCCTGTCCGGGCCACCGATCAACTGGAAGAAGCACTGGAAGGGGTGGCAGAGGACCAGGGCGGACCTGAACGCAGAGCAGCAAGCCATCGAGTCAGTCGCCAAGAGCCTCTGCTGGAAGAAGATCAAGGAGGTTGGCGACATTGCGATCTGGCAAAAGCCTACCAACCACATCCACTGCAAGGCCTCCCGCAGAGTCATCAAGTCCCCGCCGTTCTGCTCCAATAAAAACCCAGACGCTGCCTG GTACGAGAAGATGGAGGCTTGTATAACTCCGCTGCCGGAGGTTAGTGACATCAAGGAGGTCGCCGGCGGTGAGCTGAAGAAGTGGCCGCAGAGGCTCACCGCCGTGCCACCCAGGATTGCTAGTGGCAGTATTGAGGGGGTCACTGCCGAAATGTTTAACGAAGACACCAAGTTATGGAAGAAGAGAGTCGGGCACTACAAGTCCGTGATAAGCCAGTTTGGGCAGAAGGACCGGTACCGCAACTTGCTGGATATGAATGCGCGCTTTGGCGGCTTCGCTGCGGCATTGGCGGGTGACCCTATGTGGGTGATGAACATGGTCCCAACCGTTGGAAATTCAACCACCCTTGGGGTGATATACGAGCGCGGCCTCATTGGAAACTACCAAGACTG GTGCGAGGGCATGTCCACCTATCCCCGGACCTACGACCTCATCCATGCTGATTCGGTTTTCAGTCTGTACAAGGACAG gtgtgagatgGACGCCATCCTGCTGGAAATGGACAGGATCCTGAGGCCGGAGGGCACGGTGATCATCAGGGACGACGTGGACCTGCTAGTGAAGATAAAGAGCGTCGCGGACGGGATGAGATGGAATAGCCAGATCGTGGACCACGAAGATGGTCCGCTCGTCCGGGAGAAGCTCCTCCTTGTTGTGAAGACATACTGGACACTCGGGGACGAGAAACAATAG
- the LOC123190030 gene encoding cytochrome P450 87A3 — MDALAGLSAFAAVALPLLLLYSVHRWRNPRCNGRLPPGSMGLPLVGETFQFFSPDASLDVPRFIRDRLTRYGPIFKTSVVGHPVVVSADEELNHMVFQQEGELFQSWYPDSFVEILGRDNVGEQKGTMFKYLKNMVLRFFGPESLKESILRDVQRAVCSSLCTWSTLPAVDLKEAVSTMVFELSASKLLGLEPSRSKVLRKSFFDFVRGLISFPLYLPGTAYYACMQGRMSVMEVLQQVLEERTRSAEAAGGGEARCHGDFLDYVVQEITKEKPVLTEGMALDLLFVLLFASFHTTSLAITLAVKLLTDNPRVLEELTVEHETILNEREAGGETDGDRLTWKEYKSMTFTSQVINETVRLANIAPGIFRKTLKDVQFRGYTIPAGWGVMVCPLAVHLNPDIYPDPLTFNPSRFKDKLEANRGSRHFMAFGGGLRSCVGADFSKLQMAIFLHFLVTKYRWIQLGGGKIVRCPGLEFPDGYLIQIRQRD, encoded by the exons ATGGACGCCTTGGCGGGGCTCTCGGCCTTTGCCGCGGTGGCGCTGCCGCTCCTCCTGCTGTACAGCGTGCACCGGTGGAGGAACCCTCGGTGCAACGGCCGGCTCCCGCCGGGGTCCATGGGCCTCCCGCTCGTCGGCGAGACGTTCCAGTTCTTCTCCCCGGACGCCTCCTTGGACGTCCCTCGCTTCATCCGAGACAGGCTCACGAG GTACGGCCCGATCTTCAAGACGAGCGTGGTGGGGCACCCGGTGGTGGTGTCGGCGGACGAGGAGCTGAACCACATGGTGTTCCAGCAGGAGGGGGAGCTGTTCCAGAGCTGGTACCCGGACTCGTTCGTGGAGATCCTCGGCCGCGACAACGTCGGGGAGCAGAAGGGCACCATGTTCAAGTACCTCAAGAACATGGTGCTCAGGTTCTTCGGCCCGGAGAGCCTCAAGGAGTCCATCCTCCGCGACGTCCAGCGCGCCGTCTGCAGCTCGCTCTGCACCTGGTCCACCCTGCCGGCCGTCGACCTCAAAGAAGCCGTCTCCACC ATGGTGTTTGAACTTTCGGCGAGCAAGCTGCTCGGCCTGGAGCCGTCGAGGTCCAAGGTTCTACGGAAGAGCTTCTTCGACTTCGTTCGAGGGCTCATCTCCTTCCCGCTCTACCTGCCAGGAACAGCCTACTACGCATGCATGCAG GGACGGATGAGTGTAATGGAGGTGCTGCAGCAGgtgttggaggagaggacgagatcagctgaggcggccggaggaggggaagCACGGTGCCACGGCGACTTCCTGGACTACGTCGTCCAGGAGATCACCAAGGAGAAGCCGGTCCTGACGGAGGGAATGGCGCTGGACCTCCTGTTTGTGCTCCTCTTCGCCAGCTTCCACACCACGTCGCTGGCCATCACCCTGGCCGTCAAGCTCCTCACCGACAACCCTCGCGTCCTGGAGGAACTCACG GTGGAGCATGAAACGATTCTGAACGAGCGTGAGGCAGGCGGTGAGACTGATGGCGACAGACTTACATGGAAAGAGTACAAATCCATGACATTCACATCCCAG GTGATAAACGAGACGGTCCGACTGGCCAACATTGCGCCTGGCATCTTCAGAAAGACACTGAAAGATGTACAGTTCAGAG GCTACACAATTCCAGCTGGATGGGGAGTGATGGTCTGCCCTCTCGCGGTGCACCTGAATCCAGATATTTACCCTGACCCCCTCACCTTCAATCCTTCAAGGTTTAAG GATAAACTAGAGGCAAACCGTGGGTCAAGACACTTCATGGCTTTCGGAGGAGGTCTCCGGTCCTGTGTTGGAGCAGACTTCAGCAAGCTACAAATGGCCATTTTCCTTCACTTTCTTGTCACCAAATATAG GTGGATACAACTAGGTGGAGGCAAGATAGTCCGGTGTCCAGGGCTGGAATTTCCTGATGGTTACCTCATTCAGATTAGACAGAGAGACTAA